Proteins from a genomic interval of Plasmodium reichenowi strain SY57 chromosome 11, whole genome shotgun sequence:
- a CDS encoding hypothetical protein (conserved Plasmodium protein, unknown function), with translation MKGSFWNFIKSKKNDDNESKPTVAHLGEENKFYFNKELNRWVIKGEEDKIENEEKISAPPKMNTLQNANQGYRSLVQQNKMRSAFNIYAETPGLKTIKKKNVLVQGGIVSPYMESLKNEKGSSSSNNNPSDNKTEAFGSNIFIPSNNKVYENKVKDNKYVVENDENYINNEQKKQKTNTLENKNYNEEVKEKNVLNTSYENISQLNKSTGMDVFLKKQSYTKNDDSMFTKVYSNENIIDTSNKNNNLDKTFNDNISNENNNFGYSKNEESKIMTPIQSNMHIPVISRRETKPTSFDNLHKFYEIKRNETKEIKSLKVVWNPNKDADNQTDVYNNNNNNNNNNNNNHSYNNNNNNNVETVFEKKDKNVQDSIYKVSNSTFLSPFGESKNETFPRKSMVHINNLENINIKNVQEDEIYDESNKINDPLESNNGYDEMHRSFFIPEERESINMSKKKNNINVDHNNVNVDHNNVNVDHNNVNVDHNNINVDDKNINVDDKNINVDDKNINVDDNYINVDNNNINVDGNNNILVNDNPRHDKYNDSDFSHDNYLNYDKDYFVQKEKDFVEHFITILKNHLNEDNNFVNSLIKTQTEKVNSFVNENKRSLNILYNKINEFDKYKNDDNMDNVTQKHVNNNIDNNRDICSSDLKEDDILNEKGKELNNLLYIINIKNKKIKSELECFITSFNNLKKLKMKNEEIISIYKTREKELIEAINVLEDRYEKKNCLFKKKERHYKELLIQKDNDLNMEQMNYEKNVQYLKKQENLLKQELEQVQIKTKEQIITLKEELEKKKNEEWEILQKEQDENMKKNIDIEINKIKEELKNKYEEETKDKVEQIKQLTENDFHLKLEQYKEQIEKDKNDFINNLNIEKNNEIEIFKNNIEKMKNEEISKMNEENQKVCTENKEKDNLLEQQKKELENIKEQWETEKQKEIEVLKNEIYSQNKEKEEFLKQELQNNYNEQINQLKEELNEQLEEKYKYEYEIKIQNVLNRKQEENQQKWDNEKQQIIQMYEQKLLLQKDNIEQTLNIQNQQWQENMQLQKDKQIDILNEKIDKLDMETKLLNEKKNELEINISLLNEENMNILNQNQNLEDNLKNNEDIYQKKLSILSDQNCKLEEEMKRIKEDHTKESEEIQEKFADLLEEEIDRIRKESESKVESYIKQYEEINEEYTKKKEEYDQLLEKANQNNKELTEKYEENIQKINEYEDMIRILENKTEEMVHKKIEELTIEFEKKKRDFIDNEKQVLLSNYEELLEENKHMKEQLGNQTNLTIRENEEKILEITKNYEMKVKEIEKDYEDLLNQYNNIKYENKEILEKWNIEKETKEKELKDLNNINTQLSSENNEFHLTYKNLKEEIIQLQNKYEEVKEENIFLKNEEHKKLTDKLKNLENINKNLMDVTEKERELNLKNVNIIKCLQQQINEQTKLYKEYTDELNNEIKTLKQSKHIHTDHTSNNNHKNNGYNDNIELIEENKKLKLQNEVISTKNDTISTVLDNLTKRLSFIESKIKEKDFGLDIIKQADHLQLQDFK, from the exons atgaaag GTTCGTTTTGGAATTTCATCAAGTCTAAAAAGAATGATGACAATGAATCAAAACCAACGGTTGCACACTTGGgtgaagaaaataaattttattttaataaagaattaaataGATGGGTTATAAAAGGAGAAGAAGACAAAATtgaaaatgaagaaaaaatatctGCACCACCAAAAATGAATACATTACAAAATGCCAACCAGGGATATCGTTCGCTAGTTCAGCAAAA CAAAATGCGTAGCgcatttaatatttatgcCGAAACGCCCGGGTTAAAAACCatcaaaaagaaaaacgTGTTAGTACAAGGTGGAATCGTTTCTCCTTATATGGaatcattaaaaaatgaaaagggtagtagtagtagtaataataatccAAGTGATAACAAAACAGAAGCGTTTGGatctaatatttttattccAAGCAATAATAAAgtttatgaaaataaagtaaaagataataaatatgttgtagaaaatgatgaaaattatataaataatgaacagaaaaaacaaaaaacaaatactttagaaaataaaaattataatgaagaaGTTAAGGAAAAGAATGTTCTGAACACAtcatatgaaaatatatcacaattaaataaaagtaCAGGAATGGATGTGttcttaaaaaaacaaaGTTATACTAAAAATGATGACAGTATGTTTACAAAAGTATATTctaatgaaaatattattgatacatcaaataaaaacaataattTAGATAAAACATTCaatgataatatttctaATGAAAATAACAACTTTGGGTATTctaaaaatgaagaatcTAAAATAATGACACCTATTCAAAGTAATATGCATATCCCAGTAATAAGTAGAAGAGAAACAAAACCAACTAGTTTTGATAATCTACataaattttatgaaattaaaagaaatgaaacaaaagaaataaaatcTCTTAAGGTTGTATGGAATCCAAATAAAGATGCAGACAATCAAACTGATGTAtacaacaacaacaataataataataataataataataacaaccatagttataataataataataataataatgttgaAACTGTGTTTGAAAAGaaagataaaaatgttCAAGACAGTATTTATAAAGTTTCTAATTCTACATTTTTAAGCCCTTTTGGAGAATCAAAAAATGAAACATTTCCCCGCAAAAGTATGgttcatataaataatcttgaaaatataaatataaaaaatgttcaAGAGGATGAAATTTATGACGAGTccaataaaataaatgatcCTTTGGAATCAAATAATGGATATGACGAAATGCATAGgtcattttttataccAGAGGAAAGGGAGAGTATAAATATGAGCAAAAAgaagaataatattaatgttgatcataataatgttaacgttgatcataataatgttaacgttgatcataataatgttaacgttgatcataataatattaatgtggacgataaaaatattaatgtggacgataaaaatattaatgtggacgataaaaatattaatgtggacgataattatataaatgttgataacaataatattaatgttgatggtaataataacattCTTGTTAATGATAATCCTAGGCAcgataaatataatgattcGGACTTCTCTcatgataattatttaaattatgataaagATTATTTTGTCCagaaagaaaaagattttgttgaacattttataacaattttaaaaaatcatTTAAATGAGGATAATAATTTCGTTAATAGTTTGATAAAAACACAAACAGAAAAAGTGAATTCTTTTgttaatgaaaataaaagatccttaaatatattatacaataAAATCAACGAGTTTgataaatacaaaaatgatgataatatggATAATGTAACACAAAAAcatgtaaataataatatagataataatagaGATATATGTTCTAGTGATTTAAAAGAAGatgatattttaaatgaaaaaggtaaagaattaaataatttattatacattataaatataaagaataagaaaataaaaagtgAACTTGAATGTTTTATTACctcttttaataatttaaaaaaattaaaaatgaaaaatgaagaaattaTTAGCATATATAAAACGAGAGAAAAGGAATTGATTGAAGCTATAAATGTATTAGAAGATagatatgaaaaaaaaaattgtctatttaaaaaaaaagaaagacATTACAAAGAATTACTAATACAAAAAGATAACGATTTAAATATGGAACAAATgaattatgaaaaaaacgtacaatatttaaaaaaacaagaaaatttattaaaacaaGAGTTAGAACAAgtacaaataaaaacaaaagaacaaattattacgttaaaagaagaattagaaaaaaaaaaaaatgaagaatgGGAAATTTTACAGAAGGAACAagatgaaaatatgaagaaaaatattgatatagaaataaacaaaattaaagaagagttaaaaaataaatatgaagaagaaaCAAAAGATAAAGTTGAACAAATCAAACAATTAACAGAAAATGATTTTCATTTGAAATTAGAACAATATAAAGAACAAAtagaaaaagataaaaatgattttataaataatttaaatattgaaaaaaataatgaaatagaaatatttaaaaataatattgaaaaaatgaaaaatgaagaaatatCTAAAATGAATGAAGAAAATCAAAAGGTCTGCACAGagaataaagaaaaagataatttattagaacaacagaaaaaagaattagaaaatataaaagaacaATGGGAAAcagaaaaacaaaaagaaattgaagtgttaaaaaatgaaatatattcacaaaataaagaaaaagaagaattCCTAAAACAAgaattacaaaataattataatgaacaaattaatcaattaaaagaagaattaaatgaacaattagaagaaaaatataaatatgaatatgaaataaaaatacaaaatgtTCTAAATCGAAAACAAGAAGAAAATCAACAAAAATGGGATAATGAAAAACAACAAATTATACAAATGTATgaacaaaaattattattacaaaaagataatatagaacaaactttaaatattcaaaatCAACAATGGCAAGAAAATATGCAATTACAGAAAGATAAACAAATAGATATACtgaatgaaaaaattgatAAATTAGATATGgaaacaaaattattaaatgaaaaaaaaaatgaactagaaattaatatatctttattaaatgaagaaaatatgaatatattaaatcaAAATCAAAATCTAGAggataatttaaaaaataatgaagatatttatcaaaaaaaacTAAGTATACTGAGTGACCAAAATTGTAAACTGGAAGAGgaaatgaaaagaataaagGAAGACCACACTAAAGAA tCGGAAGAAATTCAAGAAAAATTTGCAGATCTGCTAGAAGAAGAAATCGATCGTATCAGAAAAGAATCCGAATCAAAAGTTGAAAGTTACATAAAACAATATGAAGAGATAAACGAAGAAtataccaaaaaaaaagaagagTACGATCAATTGCTAGAAAAAGctaatcaaaataataaagaactaacagaaaaatatgaagaaaatattcaGAAAATTAATGAATATGAAGATATGATTAGAATACTTGAAAATAAAACAGAAGAAATGgtacataaaaaaatagaagAATTAACAATAgaatttgaaaaaaaaaaaagagatTTTATAGATAATGAAAAACAAGTTTTATTAAGTAATTATGAAGAACTGttagaagaaaataaacatatgaAAGAACAATTAGGAAATCAAACCAATCTAACTATAAGAGAAAATGAAGAGAAAATTTTAGAAATAACCAAGAATTATGAAATGAAAGTTAAAGAAATTGAAAAAGATTATGAAGATCTATTGAATCagtataataatataaaatatgaaaataaagaaatattagaaaaatggaatatagaaaaagaaacaaaagaaaaagaattaaaagatttaaataatattaatacacAACTAAGTTcagaaaataatgaattcCATCTGACTTATAAAAATCttaaagaagaaattattcaattacaaaataaatatgaagaagtaaaagaagaaaatatcttcctaaaaaatgaagaacataaaaaattaacagataaattaaaaaatctagaaaatattaataaaaatttaatgGATGTTACCGAAAAAGAAAGAGAACTTAATTTGaaaaatgttaatattatcaaatGCTTACAACAACAAATTAATGAACAAAccaaattatataaagaatatacagacgaattaaataatgaaatcAAAACCTTAAAACAATCAAAACATATTCATACAGATCATAcaagtaataataatcacAAGAATAATGgatataatgataatattgaacttatagaagaaaataaaaaactCAAATTACAAAATGAAGTTATATCTACTAAAAATGATACGATTTCAACAGTCTTAGATAACCTAACCAAAAGATTAAGTTTTATAGAATCcaaaattaaagaaaaagattTTGGACTCGATATTATTAAACAAGCCGATCATTTACAATTACAAGATTTTAAATGA
- a CDS encoding hypothetical protein (conserved Plasmodium protein, unknown function), translated as MYISSKKNLEDCIFCRVTGTIVFGSVSVYSFLKFLQAPKKSGDRKFFGLISVCFSFLALYRAFTPAKPITLNTFNKKDVKQEK; from the coding sequence atgtatatatcatcaaaaaaaaatttagaagattgtatattttgtaGAGTAACAGGAACAATAGTATTTGGAAGTGTGTCCgtatattcttttttaaaatttttgcAAGCTCCAAAGAAAAGTGGAGATCGAAAATTTTTTGGATTGATTTCTGTGTGTTTCAGTTTTTTAGCTTTATATCGAGCCTTTACGCCAGCCAAACCAATAACATTAAATACATTCAATAAAAAAGATGTTAAAcaagaaaaatga
- a CDS encoding heat shock factor-binding protein 1, putative, whose protein sequence is MNFNEMLKSNENNIRSDKFNNYCTSFNNSSMSLNSTKQNNISLLNNNNNNNNKNNNINVKVEPKAGEELEIYVENMLNELKTKMQSLSDNLLNKVDNMEKYLDELENTMMNYTTQNHLQ, encoded by the coding sequence ATGAATTTTAACGAAATGTTAAAGAgtaatgaaaataatattaggAGTGACAAGTTCAATAATTATTGTACTTCGTTTAATAATTCCTCCATGTCTTTGAACTCtacaaaacaaaataacatatcattattaaataataacaataataataataataaaaataataatattaatgttaAAGTTGAACCTAAAGCAGGAGAAGAATTAGAAATTTATGTAGAAAACATGCTTAACGAATTAAAAACCAAAATGCAGAGCTTGTCagataatttattaaataaagttgacaatatggaaaaatatttaGACGAACTAGAAAATACTATGATGAACTATACAACTCAAAATCATTTACAGTAA
- a CDS encoding hypothetical protein (conserved Plasmodium protein, unknown function), with product MMFKFPCFRDKKWIKEKGTNMQYPHEFLNVQFRPDFLKNYEHTKDFEKKIEHVINQIKTALFRQAIYKIQNVEVVAMHECKDDRVLEKIQQINGYENIKLGDKKVLCDEIWTVTRCDKKFSYWIRYYEEDKNGYSLSVLPTQLKNIYYFLKYYYF from the exons atgatgtTTAAATTTCCATGTTTTCGAGATAAAAAATGGATAAAGGAAAAAGGAACAAATATGCAATACCCCCACgaatttttaaatgttcAGTTTCGTCCtgattttttaaaaaattatgaacatACCAAAGATTTtgagaaaaaaattgaGCATGTTataaatcaaataaaaacaGCTTTATTTCGACAAGctatatataaa ATACAAAACGTTGAAGTGGTAGCTATGCATGAATGTAAAGATGATCGCgttttagaaaaaatacaacaaataaatggatatgaaaatattaaattagGTGATAAAAAAGTTTTATGTGATGAAATATGGACAGTCACAAGATGTGATAAGAAATTTTCATATTGGATACGTTATTATGAAGAAGATAAAAATGGTTATTCCTTATCGGTATTACCAACtcaattaaaaaatatttattattttttaaaatattattatttttaa
- a CDS encoding palmitoyltransferase, putative has protein sequence MNNHICAFRDDTRSKEADEFVRKNGFTLPLQIFQIMSFFIFIVIITLIFLMTAFNTDHILFSLFYIFFGTLIIIIFILTYVVTKTNPVDPLSFKYLNDMINEEEIKDLYQCDICGFVQPESKHCKVCNKCVSVFDHHCMWVNNCIGKKNYKYFVGLLSTLTLFNCFVFVFCIVYFIISLKHDLIKNRWKYFYGSYNDISFYILLSSLFILNGVVFVLVIQLFGLHIFLISKKMTTYEYILNRSHHSEAEGRNKIKTFFDWIIIDKKRSKRSQNLDQDMEKHEIERGEITLKNY, from the exons atgAATAATCACATTTGTGCATTTAGAGATGATACACGATCAAAAGAAGCTGATGAATTTGTTCGAAAAAATGGGTTTACATTACCCTTGcaaatatttcaaataatgtccttttttatatttatcgtgataataacattaatatttcttatgACAGCTTTTAATACAGATcacatattattttcccttttttatatattttttggtaccttaataataataatttttatattaacatatgTAGTTACAAAAACAAATCCCGTAGATCCTTTATCAttcaaatatttaaatgatatgattaatgaagaagaaattaAAGACTTATATCAATGTGATATCTGTGGCTTTGTGCAGCCAGAAAGTAAGCACTGTAAGGTCTGTAATAAATGTGTGTCTGTTTTTGATCATCATTGTATGTGGGTCAACAATTGTATcggaaaaaaaaattacaa ATATTTTGTAGGATTGTTATCTACCTTAACCCTTTTTAattgttttgtttttgtattttgcatagtatattttattatatctcTAAAACATGACCtcataaaaaatagatggaaatat tTCTATGGATCGTATAATGATATAtccttttatattttattaagctctctttttatattaaatggagttgtttttgttttggTTATACAACTTTTTGGGTTACacatttttttgatatCCAAAAAAATGACAACCTATGAATATATCCTTAATAGATCTCACCAc TCAGAAGCAGAAGGAAggaataaaataaaaacttTTTTTGATTGGATTATTATAGATAAAAA ACGTTCGAAAAGATCTCAAAATTTGGACCAa gATATGGAAAAACACGAAATTGAAAGAGGAGAAAttacattaaaaaattattaa
- a CDS encoding hypothetical protein (conserved Plasmodium protein, unknown function) — translation MWIEKDIKNSTHGGCLSKQVNNDIETLKKNNTFIYNNSRFVNVHSQLKNKNDNKNKKYNTNDECIEYVESNEQEINGICTSSLIRIPKNVRKNISEKYLKDMKNIPTTNKINHLNNNKNDKQKEYVEGMILEKNHTQNHVNILHHNKMKGTTFIKGEEDFLSNTFKNNYVKKRKEVNPSNVSTNEIIIEESKKKQKNVHKNIKNNEYDTNETYLRNNHFVQKTPHIPINKNIRDIKEYRDKLKTYGNTQYLNNISTNYNDSILNNKTTLYHEYNDIKKNDTDCEEWFNTANNDMKLKKRNYNSFDYEQNGKDEKYNEMVKIKNDERKKKHNQPDISNNNNNNNNNNNNNNNNNNNNNNNNNNNSSSSSSCCCYNSSNKKDYLLKMKTFIQNDIPHIIKKSVDIHLSTNIDRKIQSAIEKNIMDFIENNLFSIIEKNVNDFNSHYIYDKINDCINNEIKKNIDLVYTNVKDNVNKNINDEITKNVDNLNNSLNKNITKEIEYNMEKIYIKVNENVDDKLNNEMLENITNVQENILKNINEELKRKMELVSDNINNKINDNMKNELIKNINLLNNKINDNINKEMKKNIHILSRNIDVNINDQIEKTTHILLKKTSDNLNDEIKNNIHILEKNIDLNFNEYMEKNMNKIYHQTKNIILFDDDIKQNISHVTQENIKQNITTHMQQNLNEVITYIHDHLLNKDKNIIDQNLKQYIEEAMSISNQNITINLNQQMEKILHQMYEHVDQKKENHFIDIFQNIQNNINLNTDENIQKYMNILYENQKENIFHYITHLSKQMHSSHFYEPIKEEITKINEHQFDLFIKKMDELYHIFMEKTNVHISDIIQNEIKMITERKNVQEENILLQNTQHLQTTRNTEHVHNINVIQNIKDMIELKYEHITQNMKQIEKQMETHNKKDSYNKISACISTFQKQINDAIEKNTQTLLNINESTIKYMDHTHLQLNTTIHNKIEDIYKKNIISDNNIIKNVNDISYKLIDNINHKHEQYIKHMNHISKNLMQIQHVPKLINQHISSIIQKNIIKRSNHIFVYLKRFLKNRDQKMNFIINKINKKLTYKQIYMEKKRNELNLRNHINYKVIGNIKKENTKKNHIKKIIQTSTKSPIRFIKKENFKLNQKQKQEQKQEQKQEQMRKRKRKILRNRTGIIHQILNRNKENQKEKINKNYLNNSLMVDHNLHLFKYYDQKNYYTSQKRKPLYVVNYLKNENNELIEVSEYLRKTNIKKITK, via the coding sequence ATGTGGATTGAAaaggatataaaaaatagcACACACGGAGGGTGCTTAAGTAAACAAGTGAATAATGACATTGAAAcattaaagaaaaataatacatttatatataataatagtagaTTTGTAAATGTTCATTCgcaattaaaaaataaaaatgataataaaaataaaaagtataatacaaatgatGAATGTATTGAATATGTAGAAAGTAACGAACAGGAGATAAATGGGATTTGTACTTCTTCCTTAATAAGAATTCCAAAAAATGtaaggaaaaatatatcagaaaaatatttgaaggatatgaaaaatatcCCTACTACGAATAAAATTaatcatttaaataataataagaatgaTAAACAGAAAGAGTATGTTGAAGGTATGATATTAGAAAAGAATCATACCCAAAACCATGTGAATATTCttcatcataataaaatgaaagGTACTACATTTATAAAGGGAGAAGAAGATTTCTTAAGtaatacatttaaaaataattatgtaaaaaaaagaaaagagGTAAATCCTTCAAATGTGAGTActaatgaaataataatagaagaatccaaaaaaaaacaaaaaaatgtacataAGAATATTAAAAACAATGAATATGATACAAATGAAACTTATCTAAGGAACAATCATTTTGTACAAAAAACACCACATATTcctataaataaaaatataagagatataaaagaatatcGAGACAAATTGAAAACTTATGGTAATACTCAATAtctaaataatatttctacaaattataatgatagtatcctaaataataaaaccACCTTATATCatgaatataatgatataaaaaaaaatgatacaGATTGTGAAGAATGGTTTAATACTGCaaataatgatatgaaattaaagaaaagaaattataattcatttgattatgaacaaaatggaaaagacgaaaaatataatgaaatggtaaaaataaagaatgatgaaagaaaaaaaaaacacaatCAACCGGATATATcaaacaataataataataataataataataataataataataataacaataataataataataataataataataataataatagtagtagtagtagtagctgttgttgttataatagctcaaataaaaaggattatcttttaaaaatgaaaacatTTATACAAAACGATATTCctcatattataaaaaaatctGTAGATATTCATTTATCTACTAATATTGATAGGAAAATTCAAAGTGctattgaaaaaaatataatggattttatagaaaataatttattttctattattGAAAAGAATGTGAATGATTTTAATAGccattatatttatgataaaataaatgattgtataaataatgaaattaaaaaaaatattgattTAGTTTATACAAATGTAAAAGATAAcgtaaataaaaatataaacgatgaaataacaaaaaatgtagataatttaaataatagtttaaataaaaatattactaAAGAAATTGAATACaatatggaaaaaatatatattaaagtaaatgaaaatgtagatgataaattaaataatgaaatgtTAGAAAACATTACAAATGTtcaagaaaatatattaaaaaatataaatgaagaattaaaaagaaaaatggAATTAGTTagtgataatataaataataaaattaatgataatatgaaaaatgaattaataaaaaatataaatcttttaaataataaaattaatgataatataaataaagaaatgaaaaaaaatatacatatactTAGTAGAAATATTgatgtaaatataaatgaccaaatagaaaaaactacacacattttattaaaaaaaacaagtGATAATTTAAACGATGAAATCAAAAATAACATACACATTTTAgagaaaaatattgatctaaattttaatgaatatatggaaaaaaatatgaataaaatataccatcaaacaaaaaatattatcttatttgatgatgatattaaacaaaatatatcaCATGTAACacaagaaaatataaaacaaaatataacaaCTCATATGCAAcaaaatttaaatgaagttattacatatattcatgaccatttattaaataaggataaaaatataatagatcaaaatttaaaacaatatatagAAGAAGCTATGTCAATATCAAACCAAAACATAACTATAAATCTAAATCAACaaatggaaaaaatattacacCAAATGTATGAACATGTAgatcaaaaaaaagaaaaccattttatagatatttttcagaatatacaaaataatattaatcTTAATACtgatgaaaatatacaaaaatatatgaacatattatatgaaaatcaaaaagaaaatatttttcattatattacACATTTAAGTAAACAAATGCATTCTTCACATTTTTATGAACCAATAAAGGAagaaataacaaaaattaatgaaCACCAATTTGATTtgttcataaaaaaaatggacgaattatatcatatttttatggaAAAAACGAATGTACATATATCAGACATTATACAGAATGAAATCAAAATGATAAcagaaagaaaaaatgtgcaagaagaaaatattcttttacAAAATACACAACATTTACAAACTACACGGAACACAGAACATGTTCACAATATAAATGtcatacaaaatataaaagatatgatagaattaaaatatgaacatattacacaaaatatgaaacaaatagaaaaacaaatggaaacacataataaaaaagattcatataataaaatatctGCTTGTATTTCTACATTTcaaaaacaaattaatgatgctatagaaaaaaatacacaaacattattaaatattaacGAATCAactattaaatatatggaTCATACCCATTTACAATTAAATACAActattcataataaaattgaagatatatataaaaaaaatataatatctgataataatataataaaaaatgttaatgatatttcatataaattaatcGATAATATAAACCATAAGCatgaacaatatataaaacatatgaatcatatttcaaaaaatttaatGCAAATACAACATGTTCCAAAACTAATTAATCAACATATATCTTCTATTAtccaaaaaaatattataaaacgatcaaatcatatatttgtatatttaaaaaggttcttaaaaaatagagaccaaaaaatgaactttatcataaataaaattaataaaaaattaacatataaacaaatatacatggaaaaaaaaagaaatgaacTCAATTTAAGGAATCATATCAATTATAAGGTTATaggaaatattaaaaaagaaaacactaaaaaaaatcatatcaaaaaaattattcaaaCAAGTACAAAAAGTCCAATCcgttttattaaaaaggaaaacTTCAAATTAAAtcaaaaacaaaaacaagaacaaaaacaagaacaaaaacaagaacaaatgagaaaaagaaaaagaaaaatattaagaaaTAGAACAGGTATCATTCATCAAATTttaaatagaaataaagaaaaccaaaaagaaaaaatcaataaaaattatttaaataattctcTTATGGTAGATCATAATTTACACTTATTCAAATATTATgatcaaaaaaattattatacgTCTCAAAAAAGGAAACCCTTATATGTGGTCaattatttgaaaaatgaaaataatgaattgATAGAAGTATCTGaatatttaagaaaaacaaacatcaaaaaaattacaaaatga